The DNA segment CCAACATGATCGGCGGCCTGCTGCACGCCGGCAAGCGGGTCCTGTTCGTCTCGGAGAAGGCCGCGGCGCTCGACGTCGTGCACCACCGGCTCGTCGAGGCGGGCCTGGACCGGTACGTCCTCGAGCTGCACGGTCACAAGGCCGGCCGCAAGGAGGTGGCGACCGCCCTCGCCGCCGCCCTGGACGACGGCCCGGCCCCGTCCGGCGGTCAGGAACCGGCCGACCGGCGCGGCACCCGGGAACGGCGGGAGCAGCTCAGCGCGTACGCCGCCGCGATGAACGAGGTACGCACGCCGCTCGGCCGCAGCCTGCACCACGTGCTCGGGATCTGCGCCCGGCTGGAGGAGGCGCCGGCCGCCCCGGTCCCGGTCATCCCGACCGACGCGGTGACCCCCGAGTCGGTACGCCGGGTGCTGCAGGCCACCGGGCAGCTCGCTACGGCCTGGCGTACCGTCGTGGCCCGCGACGACCTGCCCTGGCGTGACGTGGTCCAGCGGGAGCCGCTCGACCCGGCGCTGTCGGCCGCCGAGCGGGCGCTCGCCGGGCTGACCCGGGCCGTGCAGGCCGACCGGGCGCCGGTGGAGGCGTTCGGGCTGGGCGGCACCGAGGACGCCGCCCGGCTGGCCCGGCTCGCCGCGCACGCCGCCGAGCGGCCGCCGCAGGTCCGCGACGAGTGGCTGACCGCGCCGTCGCTGGACGGTGTCCGGCAGGCCGCCGAAGCGCTGGGCCGGGACCTCACCACGGTCCGGGCCGCCCGGGACGCCGCCACCCGGCGGGCCGGTGCTGCCTGGTCGGCGCTGCCGGACCCGGCGGCGCTGCCCGGGGTCCCCGACCTGTCCGACCTGACGCCGCCGGCCCCCGACCTGGAGCCGCTCACCGCGGCCGAGGCGGACCGGCAGGCCAAGACCTGTCTCGAGGCGGCCGACACGCTGGAACGGCATCGGGCCGTCATCGACCGGGTCACCACGAGGATGGGCCTGCCGAACGCCGTGAAGGTGGCCGACATCGAGCGGGTCGCCACCATCGCCGAGCTGGCGGCGGGACCGCACCGGCCGGAGCCGTTCTGGTTCGGCCCCGGCGTCGCGGGCACCGTCGCGGCCGGGGCGCAGGCGTTGCGGCGGGCCCTGGAGAACCTGGTCGCCGCGGAGATGCGGGCCCGGCCGTTCTTCTCCGAGGCGATCCTGACGCAGCCGGTCGAGGAGTTGTCCGACCGGTTCGCCCGGGTGCACCGGGGCTGGCGCAAGATGCTCGGGGCGTACCGGCACGACCGGCGGATCATCGCGGCGTTCGTGCAGCCCACCGCGGCGATCCGGGACGCGCTGCCCCGGCTGGAGACGGCGGTGGCGTGGCAGCGGGCCCGGCAGGATCTGACCGCCGCGGAGTCGGCGTACGGCGCGGCGCTCGGCCGCTACTGGCAGGGCCCGGGCACCGACTTCACCGCGATCGACGCGGCCCTGGCCGTGGTGGAGACCGCGATGCGGGCCGCTCCCCCGGCCGCGGTGCAGGCGGTCGCCGCCTACGTCTGCGCGCCGGAGCCGGACCCGGAGCTGATCCGGCAGGCCACCGACGCCCGGGACGCGGTCGCGGCGAAGAAGACCGACCTGTTCCAGAGCCCGATCGACACGGCCGTCACGTGGCTGCGGGCGAACGCCACGGCGCTGGCCGCTGTCGCCGCGACGGTGCACGCCTACGACGTGTCGACCGGCCGCACCCTCGATTACGCCGAGGTGCGGCGGCTCGGCACGCTGCGGGAGGAGGTCGCCGCGGCGGAGGCGGCGATCGCGCATCATGCCGAGAGCTACGCCGGCGCGTTCGGGGAGGCGTACCGGGGCGGGGAGACCGACGAGGCGGCGCTGGCCGCCGCCGTCGACTGGGCCGCCACCACGCGCAAGCTGCTCACCGGGGCGGAACAGCCGCTCACCCCGGCGCAGGCGGCCGCGCTGCGCGAACTGCGGCCGGTGACCGGCCTGGACAGGCTGGCGCTCCAGTGGGCGCAGGCCCGCACGGCGGTGCTCGACGCGTTCGGCAGCACCCGCCGCGCCGAGCTGGAGGCCGAGCTCGCCGACCACGAGCGGGCCCGCCGGTTCCTGCAGCGGATCCGGGGCGACGCGGACGGCCAGGAGGAGTGGTTCTCCGCGCTGGACGCCCGTGCCGTGCTCAGCGGGCACGGCCTGGACGGCGTCGTCGAGTTCTGCGCCGACCGGCGGCTCGACGCCGAGCAGGTGCAGCCAGCCGTGGAGCGGGCGCTCTACCGGGCCTGGGCGGACGCGGTGATCCAGGCCGACCACCGGCTGCGGCCGTGGCGCTCGGCCGACCGGGACCGGCTGGTCGCCGAGTTCCGGTCGCTGGACAGCCGGCTCGCCGCCGCGGCGGTCGCCGACATCGCCGAGTCGATCGCCTCCCGCCGCCCGGACGCCGACAGCCCGGCCGCCGGACTGCTGCGCAGCGAGGCCATGAAGGCGAGCCGCCACCTGCCGGTCCGCGAGCTGATCGCCCAGGCCCGGGAGCTGGTCCTCGGCCTGCGGCCGTGCTTCCTGATGTCGCCGCTCACGGTGAGCCAGTCGCTGCCCGCGGACATCCGGTTCGACGTGGTCATCTTCGACGAGGCGTCGCAGGTCACCCCGGCCGACGCGATCAACTGCATCTACCGTGGCGCGGCGCTGATCACCGCGGGCGACGACCGGCAGCTGCCGCCGACCTCCTTCTTCGACCGCGCGCTCAGCGCCGGTGAGGAACCCGAGCAGGAGCTGGCGGTGCTCGACTTCGAGTCGGTGCTGGAGCTGGCGAAGGGGTGCGGCGCGTTCGCCAGCCTCGGCCTGAACTGGCACTACCGCAGCCGGCACGAGGCGCTCATCGCGTTCTCCAACCACGCGTTCTACTCGGGGAGGCTCAGCGTCTTCCCGAGCGCGAACACCGGCGGCCCGGACACCGGCGTGGCGCTGCTGCCGGCCGGTGGCGTGTACCGCCGCAGCACCGGCCGGGACAACCCGGTCGAGGCGGAACGGGTCGCCGAGCGGATCGTGCACCACTTCACCACCCGGCCCGGCCTGTCCCTCGGCGTCGTGACCTTCTCGGTGGCGCAGGCCGAGGCCATCGAGCGGGCCGTCGAGGTGGTCGCGCACGGCCGGCCCGAGCTGGAGCGGATCCTCGACGACGACCGGCTGCACGGCTTCTTCGTGAAGAGCCTGGAATCGGTGCAGGGCGACGAGCGGGACGTCATGATCTTCTCGATCGGGTACGGCTTCGACGAGGGCGGCAAGATCAGCGCGAACTTCGGGGCGCTGAACCGGCCGAACGGCTGGCGGCGGCTCAACGTGGCGATCACCCGGGCCCGGTACCGGGTGGAGATCGTGACGTCGATCCTGGCCCGGGACGTGCCGGAGACCGACAACGAGGGGGTGCGGCTGCTCGCCGCCTACCTCGACTACGCCGAGCGGGGGGCGTCAGCGCTCGACATCGCTGTGCCGGATCGCCTGGCCGACGGCGCGGAGGGCCCGTTCCAGGAGTCGGTCATGGAGACGCTGCGCGCCTGGGGTTACCCGGTGCAGGCGAACCTGGGCTGGGCCGGCGGGCGCGTCGACCTCGGGGTGCGGCGCCCGGACCGGCCGGAGAGCGGGTACCTGCTCGGGATCCGGTGTGACGGCAGCGCGTACGGCGGGTGCACCGCGGCCCGGGACCGTGACCGGCTCAGCGAGCAGGTGCTGCTCGGACTCGGCTGGAACCTGCACCGGATCTGGGCGATCGCCTGGTACCGCGACCGGGCCGGCGAGGAGGCCCGCCTGCGGGCCGCGTGCGAGATGGCCGGCGGCGGACCGCGGGCCAAGCTCACCGAGCGGCGGAACCTGGTCGCAGTGCCGTCGCCCGCCAGTTCGTGAGCGCCTGCAACTGCGTGATCAGCTGTTCCGGATCGGCTCCCGGGTCGATCCGGAACAGCTGTGCTGCTTCCAGGGGCGGCACCGCGACGTGCGAGATGAGCGGGTGGAACGGCCGCTGATCGTGCTCGTCCGCCCCGAACAGGGTCTCGTCCAGCTTCTCCCCCGGCCGCAGCCCGGTGTACCGGATCTCCACCGGGCTCCGGGCCAGCTGCACCATCTGCCGCGCCACCTCGGCGATCCGCACCGGCTCGCCCATCTCCAGGACCAGGGCCTCGCCGTCCCGGCCGATCGCGGCGGCCTGGATCACCAGGTGCACCGCCTCCTGGGTGGTCATGAAGTACCGGGTCACGTCGGGGTGGGTCACGGTGACCGGGCCGCCGTCGGCGATCTGCGCGCTGAACGTGGTGAAGACCGAGCCGCGGCTGCCCAGCACGTTGCCGAACCGCACGCTCAGGAACATCCCGGGCCGGCGGCCGGCGGTCCACGCGGTGAGCCGCTCGGTGATCCGCTTGGAGTAGCCCAGCACGCTCGTCGGGTCGGCGGCCTTGTCGGTCGAGATGTTGACGAACCGCTCCACCCCGGCGGCCGCGTCCAGGACGTTGAGCGTGCCCAGCACGTTGGTCTTGAGCGCCTCGCCCGGGTAGTTCTGCAGCAGCGCGAGGTGCTTGAGCGCGGCGGCGTGGAAGACCACCTCGGGACGCCGGCGCCGGAAGATGTCCCGGATCCGCTCGGCGTCGCGCAGGTCGGCCAGGATCACCGCCGGATCGTCCAGCTTGGCGAGGGGATTGATGGAGAGTTGTACGGCCTGCAGCGCGCTCTCATCGCGGTCCAGCATCATCAGCTCCGCGGGCTGGAACCGGTGGATCTGCCGGCACAACTCGGAGCCGATCGAGCCACCGGCGCCGGTGACCAGGACCCGCTTGCCGGTGAGGTAACCGGCGATGGCGTTCAGGTCGGTCTCGATCTGGTGCCGCCCGAGCAGGTCGGTCACCTGCACGTCGCGGATGTCGTCGACGGCGACCTGGTGATCCATCAGCTCGCTCATCGACGGCACCACCTTGAAGGTGGCGCCCGCCTGCACGGCCCGGTCCCGGACCGCGCGGACCAGCTCGGCGTCGGCGTTCGCCACCGCGAAGACGAGCGTGCCGGCGCCGGTGCGGGCCAGCGCGCCCGGGATGTCGTCGCGTCCGCCGAGCACCGGAACGCCGAGCATGTGCAGGCGGCGCTTCTCCGGGTCGTCGTCGAGCAGTCCGACCGGCAGATACCGGCTGTTCGGGTCGTGCAGCATCGAGCGCAGCAGCAGCGAGCCGGCCTCACCGGCGCCGAAGAGCAGCACCGGGATGGCGGTCCGCTGGTCCGGGCGGCGGCGGCGCTGGCGGCGGGCGCGCTGGGCGTACCGCACCGTGAGCATCAGCACGAGCGCGACGGCGCCGCCGACGAACGGCGCCGGCGCGGGGACCGGGCGGCGGGAGAAGAGCACGTCGAGCACGAGCAGCACGGCCGCGGTGGCGGCGGCGGTCCCGGCGACCGCGCGGACCTCCTCGAAGCTCGCGTACGGATACCGGCCCCGGTAGAGGTGCCGGGCATGGCCGAAGGCGAGATGCAGGACGATCGCGAGGCCCGAGGCCAGCAGGAATCCGGCGAGACGGCGGCGGTCGAGGTCGGCGCCGTACCGCATCAGCACGGCGGCGAACAGGCCGGCGACCCAGGCGGCCGCGTCCACGGCGGCCGGGAGGAGCCGGCGGTGACCGCGGGTCCAGGAGCGTAGCGGCACGTCGTCCTCCCAGCGGCAAACAGCCGGTCTTCACGACGTTATCACCATAATAAGCTGTAAAAGCGGACTTTATGGATACCCCTCCTACGGGAGGAATGCCGCCCTATCGTGACAATCAGCCAGGGTGACGGGGAGGTCTGACGTGGGCCTGCGCGATTACCTCGGCGTCGCCAAACGCCATTGGTGGCTCTTGGCGGTCTGGGTTCTCGTCGCGCTCGCCGGCGCCATGGTCGTGAACCTGCGCACCACCCCGGTGTACGCGGCCCGCGTCACGTTCTTCTTCACGGCGCCGATGGCCGCCGCCGCGGAGCTCTACCCCGCCAGCATGTTCAGCTCCAGCCGCCTCGCCACCTACGCCGAACTGCTCACCAGCGACGAGATCTCCGCCCCGCTCGCCGCCCTGCCGGAGGTGAACCTGACCGCCGCCGAGATGGCCGATCGGATCAGCTCCGAGACCATCGCCGACACGGTCCTGATGGAGGTCACGGTGGAAGACCCGTCCAGGAAGCGAGCCCTGTTCGTCGCGGAGAAGCTCTCGGTGATGTTCAAGGACGCCGTGGAGAAGCTCGAGTGGCAGGAGACCGCCGACACCTCGGCGATCAAGGTCGAGGTCGTCGACGGGCCGGAGCTGGAACCGGACCCGGTCGAGCCGCAGCCGCTCAACAACGTCGCCCTCGCCATGATGGGCGGGCTGATCGTGGGAGTCGGCTCGGCGGTCCTCCGGGAGATCGCCGACAGCACCGTCCGCAGCGCCGACACCCTGCGGACACTCGCCAGCGCGCCGGTCCTGGCCCGGATCCCGCTCGACGGCCGGGTCCCGGCGCGGGCCGGCCCGTTCGTGTCGGCCAGCGACTCGCCCCGCACCGAGGCGCTGCGCCAGGTCCGCACGCTGCTGCAGTCGGCCGCCTCCGAGACCTCGCTCAAGACCCTCGCGGTGACCAGCGCGGTCCCCGGCGAGGGCCGGTCCGCGACCACCTGCAGCCTGGCCCTGCTCTTCGCCGAGACCGGCCAGCGGGTCCTGGTCGTCGACGCGGAGCTGCGCCGGCCCCGGCTCGCCCGGTTCCTCGGCCGGGAGACGGCCACCGGCCTGTCCACCGTGCTCAGCGGCGGCGCCACCGTGGAGCAGGTGATCCAGCCGTGGGGCGCCGGGCTGTGGCTGCTCGCCGGCGGGCAGAGCCCGCCGAACCCGAGCGAGCTGCTCAGCTCGCCGCGGATGACCGAGGTGGTGGACGAGGTACGCCGCCGCTTCGACGTGGTGATCTTCGACTGCCCGCCACTGCTCCCGGTCACCGACGGCGAGGTCCTGGCCGCCCGCGCGGACGGGACCGTGCTCGTGGTCCGCTACGCGAAGACCACCGGCGCCGAGGTCACCGGCGCGGTCCGGGCACTGAACGGGGTCAACGCCACGCTGCTGGGCTGCGTGCTGAACATGGTGCCGCTCAAGGGCCCGGACGCGTTCCCGAGTTTCGACCAGTACACCGGGGCCCCTCCCGCCCGCCGCGGCGGCCGGCGCCGGGCGCGGTTCTGGTCCCACGAGGCAGTGGCGGTGGCGGCATGAGCTCGTCCAAGAAAGGCGCTCCCGGGAGTCTCTCCACCCCGGCCGAGCGCCAGGTGCCGGGCCGGATCGCGGAGATCTTCGCGGACAGCCCGGACGATCTGCCGACCCGGCTCGCGAACGCGGCCCGCTACCTGAGGCGCAGCCAGGTGACGCGCTTCGCGGCACTCTACGAACTCGTCAAGCTGGCCCTGCCGGTGAAGGGGTCGATCGTCGAGTGCGGCGTCTTCCGTGGTGCCAGCTTCATGACGTTCGCGCAGCTCAGCGCGGCGCTGGAGCCGACCAACCTGACCCGGCGGATCTATGGGTTCGACTCGTTCGGCGGTTTCCCGTCGGTGTCCGACCGGGACCGGCCGCAGACCACCGAGGCCCGGCCCGGCGACCTCGCCTCGGACAGCTACGACGAGCTGAACCGGCTGCTCGAGGTCTACGACGCCGACCGGTTCCTCGGCCACCTGCCGAAGGCCCGGCTGATCAAGGGCGACGTGACAGCGACAATCCCGGCGTTCGTCGAGGAGAACCCGCACCTGGTGGTGAGCCTGCTCTTCCTCGACCTGGACCTGTACGAGCCGACCGTGGCGGCGCTGCGGCACTTCGTGCCCCGGATGCCCCGCGGCGCGATCCTCGCCTTCGACGAGCTGGACAACCCGCTCTGGCCCGGCGAGACCTCGGCGGCGCTGGACGAGATCGGCCTGAACCAGCTAGAGCTGCGGCGGTTCGAGTTCGACCCGTACATCGGCTACGCGGTGATCCGATGAATCCCGAGGTGACGGGCGCGGAGGCGACGGCACGCGCGGTCCGCGCCCACGTCCTGCGGATGACCAGCGGCGGCCGCAGCTCGCACGTCGGCTCCGCGCTCTCCTGCGCCGACCTGCTCGCCGTGCTCTACGCCGACGTGCTCCACGTGGATCCGCAGCACCCGGACTGGCCGGACCGGGACCGGGTGATCATGAGCAAGGGTCACGCCGGCGCCGCCCTCTACGCGGTCCTCGCCGAGCGCGGCTTCTTCGACACGGCGGTGCTGCACCGGCACTACCAGAACGGCTCCTACCTGTCCGGGCACGTGAGCCACGTCGGCATCCCCGGCGTCGAGTTCTCCACCGGATCGCTCGGGCACGGCCTGCCGGTCGGGGCCGGGCTGGCCTGGCGGGCCCGGCAGACCGGGCGGTCCTGGCGCACCTACGTGCTGCTCGGCGACGGCGAGTGCGACGAGGGCAGCGTCTGGGAGGCGGCCATGTTCGCCGGGCACCACGAGCTGGCGAGCCTGGTCGCGATCGTCGACTACAACCGGATGCAGTCGCTCGGGACCACCGAGGAGACGCTGCGGCTGGAGCCGTTCGCCGCCAAGTGGCAGTCGTTCGGCTGGGACGTCGCCGAGGTGGACGGGCACGATCATGCGGAGCTGGTCACCGCGCTGCGGGTCCCGCGTACCGCTGATCCTGGTCGTCCTCGCTGCGTGCTGGCGCACACCGTCAAGGGCAAGGGCGTCTCCTTCATGGAGAACCGGGTGCTCTGGCACTACCGGCCGCCGTCCGCCGAGGAGCTGGAACAAGCCCTGCAGGAGGTGGGCGCCGGATGAGGAACCGCTTCTTCGCCGGCCTGCTGACCGCCGCCCTGGTCGACCCGGATCTCGTGCTGATCACCGCGGACCTGGGGTTCGGCGCGGTGGACGAGTTCGCCGCGGCCCGGCCCGGCCAGTTCGTCAACTGCGGGGTGGCCGAGCAGAACATGGCCGGGCTGGCCGCCGGGATGGCGCTGGCCGGGGCGCGCGTGTTCACGTACTCGATCGCGAACTTCCCGACGCTGCGCTGCCTCGAGCAGATCCGCAACGACATCTGCTACCACCACGCGGACGTGACGGTGGTGGCGGTCGGGGGCGGGCTCGCCTACGGCGCGCTCGGGATGTCGCACCACGCCACCGAGGATCTGGCGATCATGCGGGCGCTGCCGGGGATGGCGGTCGCGGCGCCCGGCGACCCGGCCGAGGTCGACGCCGTGCTGGCCGATCTGCTGACCGTGGGCGGGCCGGCGTACCTGCGGCTCGGCAAGACCGGCGAGCCGACCGTGCATCAGGCCGGGGTCGCGGCGCCGCGCGGCGCGTCGCTCCCGGTGCGGAACGGCGGGACGAGCGAGGTACTGCTCTGCTCCACCGGGGCGATCCTCGACGAGGTCGGGAAGGCCGCCGAGGACCTGGACGCCGACGTGCGGTCCTTCCCCTGGCTGGACCCCTTCGACACGGCCGCGATCCGCGACGCCGCCGCCACCTACCGCCTGATCGTCACGGTCGAGGAGCACTCGATCGTCGGCGGCCTGGGCAGCGCTGCCGCCGAGGTGCTCGCCGAGGCCGGGAGCGGCGTCCCGCTGCTCCGGATCGCCCTGCCCGCGCAGTCGTCCTCGGTCGTCGGTGATCAGCAGTACCTGCGCACCGCGTTCGAGCTGGACGCCGAGTCGATCATCCGGCGCGTCCGCAACCATCTGGAGGCCCACCGTGGACTGGCGAGTCCGATTCGTTGACTACCCCGAGCAGTGGCGGCGGCAGCGGCCCGAGCTGCTGCCGATCATCGAGGACACCATCGCCCGGGGCGACCTCATGCTCCGGCAGCAGCTGCACGCCTTCGAGGAGCACCTGGCCGCGTTCAACCACTCGGCCCGCGGCGTCGGCGTCAGCAACTGCACCGACGGCCTGCGCCTGCTCGCGCACGCCCTGGACGTCGGGCCCGGCGACGAGGTGGTGAGCGTGGCGCACACGTTCATCGCGACGGTCTCGCCGTTCGTGCTGCGCGGCGCGAAGCCGGTCTTCGTCGACATCGGGCCGGACCACCTGATGGACACCGCCCAGCTGGCCGACGCGGTCACCGAACGCACCAAGGTGATCATTCCGGTGCATCTGAACGGCCGGACCGTCGACATGCACGCGGTAGCCAAGGCGGCCGCGTCCGTCGGCGCCACGGTGATCGAGGACGCCGCGCAGGCGCTGGGCGCGACCTTCGACGGCCGGACCGCCGGTACGTTCGGCCTGGCCAGCACTTACTCCTTCTATCCCGCGAAACTGCTCGGCGCGCTCGGCGACGGCGGCGCGGTCCTCACCGACGACCAGGAGCTGGCGAACCGGCTGCTGCGGCTGCGCGATCACGGCCGGGTCCAGAAGGCCGAGATCGACGGCTGGGGGTACAACTGCCGCCTCGACAACCTGCAGGCCGCCATCCTCGATTACCGGCTGTCGCAGCTGCCCGGCTGGATCGAGCGGCGCCGCGAGCTGGCCCGCCGCTACGACGAACGCCTCCGCGGCATCGACGGCCTGCAGATCCCGGTCGGCCCGGACGCCGACCCGCAGCGCCGCGACGTCTACCAGAACTACCCGGTCACCACCGACGAGCGCGACCGGCTCGTCGAGCACCTGCGCGCCGACGGCGTCGAGACGCTGATCTCCTGGCCGATCCCGATGCACCACCAGCGCGGCCTCGGCCTCGAGAACTGGTATCTGCCGCGCACCGAGGAGCTGTGCGAACGGGTCCTCTCGCTGCCGATGCACGTCGAACTGGAGGACTGGCAGATCGACCACGTCGCGGACAGCGTCCGCCGATTCTTCGGGGAATGACGTGAACCTTCCCTTCCTCAGCGTCGTCATCCCGTGCTGGAACGAGGCCCGGTTCATCGGCCCGTTCCTCGACTCGGTGCTGGCCAACACCTACCCGGCGGACCGGATGGAGGTGCTGCTCGTCGACGGGATGAGCGAGGACGGCACCCGCGAGATCGCCCGCCGGTACGCGGTCCGCGACCCCCGACTCGTCCTGGTCGACAACCCGGGACACAGCAAGCCGGCCGCGCTGAATCTCGGCATCCGGCAGGCGAAGGGCGACGTCGTCGTCCGCCTCGACGTGCACGCCGAATACCCGCCGGACTACCTGGAGAACTGCGTCCGCGGCCTGATCGAGCACCCGCAGGCGGACAACGTCGGCGGCGTCCGGATCTCCCGGGCCCGCGACGACACGCTGCTCGGCCGGGCCATCGCCTACTCCACGACCAGCGTCTTCGGCGCCGGGAACTCGAAGTACCGGGTCGGCGTGGCCGAGCCGCAGTGGGTCGACACGGTCTTCGGCGGCTGCTACCGCAAGTCGGTCTTCGACCGGATCGGCCTCTTCGACGAGCAGCTCACCCGTGCCCAGGACCGGGAGTTCAACCACCGGCTGCGCGCCGCCGGCGGCGGCATCCTGCTGCTTCCCGAGATCACCTGTACGTACTACGCGCGCAGTGACCTCCGCGAGTTCTGCTCGTGGACGTTCGAGGCCGGCTACTGGCCGTTCCGGGCCAGCCGCACGGTCGGCCGCTGGATCGGATCGTGGCGCAACGTCGTGCCGATGGCGTTCGTCGCCGCCCTCGCCACCGGTGCCGCCGCCTCTCCGGTGAGCCGCACGGCCCGGCGGGCGACCGGCGCGGTGCTCACCGCGTACGGCCTGACGGCGCTCACCTTCGCCGTCCGGCTCGCCCGCAAGCACCGCGACCCCGCCCTGATCGCGGCGATGCCCCCGGTCTTCCTCGCCACCCACGTGATCTACGGGGCCGGCTCCGTCAAAGGCGCTTTGGAGCGGACATGAGCGACGTCCTGCACTACTACCGCGGGCGGGTCGCGCTGCACGCGATCCTGGAAGGTCTCGGGGCCGGGCCGGGCGACGAGATCGTGGTCCAGTCGTACACCTGCGCCGCCGTGGTGGAGCCGCTGCTGCGCCTCGGCGTGCGGCCGGTCTTCGCCGACATCTCCCGGGAAACGTTCACGATCGACCCGGAGGGGCTGCCCGCGCTGATCACGCCGCGTACCCGGGCCGTGGTCGTGCAGCACACCTTCGGGATACCCGCCCCGATGACGGCGATCCTCGCGGCCGGGCGCGCGGCGGGCGTGCCGATCGTCGAGGACTGCGCGCACATGACGGCGGGCACCGTCACGCCCGGCGGATCGGTCGCCTCGTTCTGGTCGTTCGAGTGGGGCAAGCCGGTCGTGGCCGGGGTCGGCGGGACCGCCGTCGTGCACGATCCCGGGCTCGCCGCGGAGATGCGCGCCCGCTACGCGAGGTACACCCCGCCGCCACCGGCCCGGGAGGCGGTCATGGCGGCGGAGTACCTGGCGTACCGGGTCGCCGCCGGTACCGGGGTGCTCTGGCGGCTGCGCGCGCTCTACCGGCAGCTGGCCGGGCTCGGCATGGTGACCGGCTCCTACTCCCCCGATCCGATGAACAGCCCGGAGTACGGATGGCGGATGAGCCGTGGCACACGGTGGCGCCTGCCGTACCGGATCGCCGCCGGACGCGCCACGGTCGCCGGGCGCCGCCGGGTCACCGGCCGGGAGCTCGCCTACGTCCCGCACCGGATCCCCGTGGTCGTCGGCGACAAACAGCGGGTACTCCGCGAGGCGGCGCGGGCCGGCCTCGAGGTCGGGGACTGGTTCGCCAGCCCGGTGCATCCGCTGGCCGGCGACGATCTCGCCGCGGCCGGGTACACGGCGGGCAGCTGCCCGAACGCCGAATGGGCCGCCGCCCACGTCGTCACCCTCCCGGTACGCGCGGGCGCCCGCCCCGCCGACCTCGACCACGCGCTGCGGCAGCTCGCCGGGATCGAGGCGACGGTCGATGCCTGACCAGCGTTTCCGCATCGTCAGCGGGAATCTCACCGAACGGCAGCTCGCCGCCGTCGCCCGGCTGCACGCCGCCGAGGTGCCGGACGGGTTCCTCTCCTCGCTCGGCGAGCCGGTCCTGCGGCTGCTCTACCGGCACGCCTCGGCGAGCCGGCTCAGCGCGGTGCTGCTGGCCGAGGACGTGGAGACCGGTGAGGCGCTGGGCTACATCTGCGGAGCCGTGGACACGTCGGCCCTCTTCGCCGAGTTCGCCCGGCGGCGGTGGGCTTCCGTCGTACCGAAATTGGTTCCTCGCCTGATGCACCCGGGCCGAGCCCGGAAGATGATCGAGACGCTGGCCTATCCGGGCCAGGGGGGCGGCGACCTGCCGCGTGCCGAGATCTTGAACTTCGTGGTGGCGCCGGGGATGCGCGGCCAGGGGGTGGCGACGCGGCTGTTCGAGCACCTGATGAGCTGGTATTCCTCGCGCGGTGTGCCAGCCGTGAAGATCGTGACCGGTTCTGGTCAGCAGCGCGCGCACGGGTTCTACGAGAAGGCCGGGAGCCGGTCGTACGGCAGCACCGCCATCCATGAAGGCACTGAAAGCCGGATATATATCCACACGCTGACCCTCACGGATAGTTACGCTCCGAAGATGAGCTCGGCACGATACGAAACGGTCAAGCGGGCCATGGACGTCACGGTCGCCACGGCCGTGCTCGCGGCGGCGGCCCCGGCCGGACTCGCCGCCGCCTGGATGATCAAACGGGAGGACGGTGGCCCGGTTTTCTACCGCGGCACCCGGGTCGGCCGGTACGGCAAGCCGTTCGGCATGCTCAAGTTCCGCAGCATGGTGATCGACGCGGCCCGGCTCGGCGGCCCCTCGACATCGAACGACGACCCCCGGCTGACCAGCACCGGCAAGTTCCTGCGCCGATGGAAGCTGGACGAGCTGCCACAGCTGTGGAACGTGCTGATCGGCGAGATGAGCCTGGTCGGGCCGCGCCCACAGGT comes from the Actinoplanes sp. OR16 genome and includes:
- a CDS encoding GNAT family N-acetyltransferase; this encodes MPDQRFRIVSGNLTERQLAAVARLHAAEVPDGFLSSLGEPVLRLLYRHASASRLSAVLLAEDVETGEALGYICGAVDTSALFAEFARRRWASVVPKLVPRLMHPGRARKMIETLAYPGQGGGDLPRAEILNFVVAPGMRGQGVATRLFEHLMSWYSSRGVPAVKIVTGSGQQRAHGFYEKAGSRSYGSTAIHEGTESRIYIHTLTLTDSYAPKMSSARYETVKRAMDVTVATAVLAAAAPAGLAAAWMIKREDGGPVFYRGTRVGRYGKPFGMLKFRSMVIDAARLGGPSTSNDDPRLTSTGKFLRRWKLDELPQLWNVLIGEMSLVGPRPQVPSDVRRYTAEEMRLLDVRPGVTDWASIVFHDEGEILAGHDDVDQAYDDLIRPGKIALGLAYVENRGLGTDLRILGLTALALIGYRRTTELLQREVPLDLARVRR
- a CDS encoding DegT/DnrJ/EryC1/StrS family aminotransferase, with the protein product MSDVLHYYRGRVALHAILEGLGAGPGDEIVVQSYTCAAVVEPLLRLGVRPVFADISRETFTIDPEGLPALITPRTRAVVVQHTFGIPAPMTAILAAGRAAGVPIVEDCAHMTAGTVTPGGSVASFWSFEWGKPVVAGVGGTAVVHDPGLAAEMRARYARYTPPPPAREAVMAAEYLAYRVAAGTGVLWRLRALYRQLAGLGMVTGSYSPDPMNSPEYGWRMSRGTRWRLPYRIAAGRATVAGRRRVTGRELAYVPHRIPVVVGDKQRVLREAARAGLEVGDWFASPVHPLAGDDLAAAGYTAGSCPNAEWAAAHVVTLPVRAGARPADLDHALRQLAGIEATVDA